In Pleuronectes platessa chromosome 4, fPlePla1.1, whole genome shotgun sequence, the following proteins share a genomic window:
- the rufy3 gene encoding protein RUFY3 isoform X2: MADLTPQSETPTPTTDKITQAARETIYLCNFRVSVDGEWLCLRELNDISLTPDPEPALEDPKDPIAIERLNLMNMAKLSIKGLIESALNLGRTLDSDYAPLQQFFVVMEHCLKHGLKTKKTFLGQNKSFWGALELVEKLTPEAGEITASVKDLPGLKTPLGRGRAWLRLALMQKKLSDYMKTIINRKDLLSEFYEANALMMEEEGAVIAGLLVGLNVIDANLCMKGEDLDSQVGVIDFSMYLKDGGHSSKSAEGDGQITAILDQKNYVEELNRHLSASVNNLQAKVDALEKSNTKLTEELAVANNRIITLQEDVERVQEESSYQLESRKALRSDSAPDGQALGETRKQLKEETVLRLDVEKELEVQIGMKQEMELSMKMLEKDICEKQDALVDLRQQLEDLRAINQQLSHKSQSTEASSKQKSEVISRLEEKINQMSGTVKQLESRCKQAERERVLALEANRLFKQEFGDKIESLQAEVEQLRRNRSNLDHELRRERERRSEHHLIAGPRASSPPRQRRLTEDTSRQLPESPSGRRDIEPLLVGHEDRTSLSSSLSLSHHEDEQEESFVEISEPTVCTMCEQDDSLLKTKKQCKNCSGVFCESCVSNELPLPSSILPETVCVACYSLLLQQYASTPT, from the exons ATGGCTGATCTGACGCCCCAGAGCGAAACCCCGACTCCCACCACGGACAAGATCACCCAGGCCGCCCGCGAGACCATTTATCTCTGCAACTTCCGCGTGTCTGTCGATGGCGAGTGGCTTTGCCTTCGCGAGCTCAACGACATCTCGCTCACCCCGGACCCCGAGCCGGCCCTTGAAG ATCCCAAGGATCCCATCGCGATTGAAAGGCTGAACTTGATGAACATGGCCAAGCTGAGCATCAAGGGCCTGATCGAATCCGCTCTGAACCTGGGACGCACACTGGACTCGGACTACGCACCTCTGCAGCAGTTCTTTGTGGTGATGGAGCACTGTCTGAAGCACGGCCTGAAAA CTAAGAAGACCTTCCTGGGGCAGAACAAGTCCTTCTGGGGGGCGCTGGAGTTGGTGGAGAAGCTGACGCCTGAAGCAGGAGAGATCACTGCCAGCGTCAAAGACCTGCCGGGGCTCAA AACTCCTCTAGGAAGAGGTCGGGCCTGGTTACGACTCGCTCTGATGCAGAAGAAGCTCTCAGACTACATGAAGACCATCATCAACAGGAAGGACCTGCTCAG TGAATTCTACGAGGCCAATGCGctgatgatggaggaggaaggagccgTCATCGCTGGGCTGCTCGTTGGACTAAACGTCATCGATGCTAATCTGTGCATGAAGGGAGAGGACCTGGACTCACAG GTCGGAGTGATCGATTTCTCCATGTACCTCAAAGATGGAGGACACAGCAGTAAGAGTGCAGAGGG tgACGGTCAGATCACAGCGATTCTCGATCAGAAGAATTATGTGGAGGAGCTGAACAGACATTTAAG tGCGTCAGTAAATAACCTCCAGGCCAAGGTGGACGCTCTGGAAAAGTCCAACACGAAGCTCACAGAGGAG CTTGCCGTGGCAAACAATAGGATCATCACTCTACAAGAAGACGTGGAGCGAGTACAAGAGGAGAGCTCGTATCAGCTGGAGTCCAGAAAG GCTCTGAGAAGCGACTCGGCACCAGATGGACAAGCGCTCGGTGAAACACGCAAGCAGCTCAAAGAGGAAACTGTGCTTCGATTG GAcgtggagaaggagctggaggtgcAGATCGGGATGAAGCAGGAGATGGAGCTGTCGATGAAGATGCTGGAGAAGGACATCTGTGAGAAGCAGGACGCTCTGGTGgatctcaggcagcagctggaggacctTCGTGCCATCAACCAACAGCTCAGCCACAAGTCACAG agCACAGAGGCCAGCTCTAAACAGAAGAGTGAGGTCATCTCTcgcctggaggagaagatcaaCCAGATGTCGGGGACAGTAAAACAGCTGGAGAGCAG ATGCAAGCAGGCGGAGCGAGAGAGGGTCCTGGCGCTGGAGGCCAACCGGCTCTTCAAGCAGGAGTTTGGAGACAAGATCGAGAGTCTGCAGgcggaggtggagcagctgaggaggaacAG GTCAAACCTGGATCAcgagctgaggagagagagagagcgacgcAGCGAGCATCATCTCATCGCTGGTCCCAGAGCTTCCAGTCCTCCGAGGCAGAGGAGACTCACAGAGGACACATCCAGA cagctcccagaGTCTCCGTCAGGGAGAAGAGACATTGAGCCGCTACTCGTTGGACACGAGGACAGAACCAGTCTGAGCTCCAGTTT atCTTTGTCACATCACGAGGATGAACAG GAGGAGTCGTTTGTGGAGATCAGTGAGCCGACCGTGTGCACCATGTGTGAGCAGGACGACTCCCTCCTGAAGACAAAG aaaCAGTGTAAGAACTGCAGCGGCGTCTTCTGTGAGAGCTGCGTGTCCAACGAGCTGCCGCTGCCGTCCTCCATCCTCCCAGAGACGGTGTGTGTGGCCTGCTactcgctgctgctgcagcagtaCGCCTCCACGCCCACATGA
- the grsf1 gene encoding G-rich sequence factor 1, whose translation MSRRPLLLLLRSLAELRPGTLPGAATTRAGFTQQRARSSTPLSGFLQRACPLLSAVKSTQLGLCTKAGPPCEDEYPPLPAYQSLSELEKKEVFIVQVKGLPWSCSAQDLMHFFSECRIRDGLKGIHLTLDRLGRSSGRAFIELEHEEDVNKALEKHRQYLGPRYVEVSEVTNSDAEAILNKAVTAPAESWVVKLRGLPFSCCQEDIVHFFSGLDIAENGITVVTDHRGRNSGEAFVQFGSQEAADGALQRDRDVIGNRYIEVFPSTTEEIHSSWRKKKGMSPGSAQSGAQPGSRNASSAPTNHRTGSPPSSTAQLHYIHMRGLPFQASGEDIVKFFSPLAVSRILIECGADGRRNGEAGVYFNSHQDAAEALTRNRQYIGERYVELFLNSSSDSNGR comes from the exons atgTCCCGCAGgcccctgctgctcctgctgcggAGCCTCGCCGAGCTCAGACCGGGGACGTTACCCGGAGCTGCGACCACCAGAGCCGGCTTCACTCAGCAGAGAGCCCGGTCCTCGACGCCCCTGAGCGGCTTCCTCCAGAGAGCGTGTCCGCTGCTGTCCGCGGTGAAGAGCACTCAGCTCGGCCTCTGCACCAAG gctggACCCCCGTGTGAGGACGAGTACCCCCCGCTGCCGGCCTACCAGAGCCTCTcggagctggagaagaaggaggTGTTCATCGTGCAGGTGAAGGGTCTCCCCTGGTCCTGCTCGGCTCAGGACCTCATGCACTTCTTCTCTG AGTGCCGGATCCGGGACGGGCTGAAGGGGATCCACCTCACCCTGGACCGGCTGGGGAGGTCGTCGGGTCGAGCCTTCATCGAGCTGGAGCACGAGGAGGACGTGAACAAAGCTCTGGAGAAGCACCGGCAGTACCTGGGCCCGCGATACGTGGAAG TGTCCGAGGTGACGAACAGCGACGCGGAGGCCATCCTGAACAAGGCCGTCACGGCTCCGGCTGAGAGCTGGGTGGTGAAGCTGAGGGGCCTCCCCTTCTCCTGCTGCCAGGAGGACATCGTCCACTTCTTCTCAG GTTTGGATATTGCGGAGAACGGCATCACGGTGGTCACGGACCACAGAGGAAGGAACTCTGGAGAGGCCTTCGTGCAGTTCGGCTCTCAGGAAGCAGCAGACGGCGCTCTGCAGAGGGACCGGGACGTCATAGGAAACAG ATACATCGAGGTGTTTCCCAGCACCACGGAGGAGATCCACTCgagctggaggaagaagaaggggaTGAGTCCGGGCTCCGCTCAgagcggcgctcagccggggagcAGGAACGCCTCCTCGGCACCGACCAATCACAGAACAG GTTCTCCACCGAGCTCCACGGCGCAGCTTCACTACATCCACATGCGAGGTCTTCCCTTCCAGGCGTCCGGAGAAGACATCGTGAAG ttcttctctcctctcgccGTCTCCAGGATCCTGATCGAATGCGGCGCTGACGGCCGGCGGAACGGCGAGGCGGGGGTTTACTTCAACAGCCACCAGGACGCGGCCGAGGCCCTGACCAGAAACAGACAGTACATCG GGGAAAGATACGTCGAGTTGTTCCTGAACTCTTCATCAGATTCTAACGGGAG ATGA
- the rufy3 gene encoding protein RUFY3 isoform X3 — MADLTPQSETPTPTTDKITQAARETIYLCNFRVSVDGEWLCLRELNDISLTPDPEPALEDPKDPIAIERLNLMNMAKLSIKGLIESALNLGRTLDSDYAPLQQFFVVMEHCLKHGLKTKKTFLGQNKSFWGALELVEKLTPEAGEITASVKDLPGLKTPLGRGRAWLRLALMQKKLSDYMKTIINRKDLLSEFYEANALMMEEEGAVIAGLLVGLNVIDANLCMKGEDLDSQVGVIDFSMYLKDGGHSSKSAEGDGQITAILDQKNYVEELNRHLSASVNNLQAKVDALEKSNTKLTEELAVANNRIITLQEDVERVQEESSYQLESRKALRSDSAPDGQALGETRKQLKEETVLRLDVEKELEVQIGMKQEMELSMKMLEKDICEKQDALVDLRQQLEDLRAINQQLSHKSQSTEASSKQKSEVISRLEEKINQMSGTVKQLESSEKHLVKQAKNLNSAAGKLLQLQQ, encoded by the exons ATGGCTGATCTGACGCCCCAGAGCGAAACCCCGACTCCCACCACGGACAAGATCACCCAGGCCGCCCGCGAGACCATTTATCTCTGCAACTTCCGCGTGTCTGTCGATGGCGAGTGGCTTTGCCTTCGCGAGCTCAACGACATCTCGCTCACCCCGGACCCCGAGCCGGCCCTTGAAG ATCCCAAGGATCCCATCGCGATTGAAAGGCTGAACTTGATGAACATGGCCAAGCTGAGCATCAAGGGCCTGATCGAATCCGCTCTGAACCTGGGACGCACACTGGACTCGGACTACGCACCTCTGCAGCAGTTCTTTGTGGTGATGGAGCACTGTCTGAAGCACGGCCTGAAAA CTAAGAAGACCTTCCTGGGGCAGAACAAGTCCTTCTGGGGGGCGCTGGAGTTGGTGGAGAAGCTGACGCCTGAAGCAGGAGAGATCACTGCCAGCGTCAAAGACCTGCCGGGGCTCAA AACTCCTCTAGGAAGAGGTCGGGCCTGGTTACGACTCGCTCTGATGCAGAAGAAGCTCTCAGACTACATGAAGACCATCATCAACAGGAAGGACCTGCTCAG TGAATTCTACGAGGCCAATGCGctgatgatggaggaggaaggagccgTCATCGCTGGGCTGCTCGTTGGACTAAACGTCATCGATGCTAATCTGTGCATGAAGGGAGAGGACCTGGACTCACAG GTCGGAGTGATCGATTTCTCCATGTACCTCAAAGATGGAGGACACAGCAGTAAGAGTGCAGAGGG tgACGGTCAGATCACAGCGATTCTCGATCAGAAGAATTATGTGGAGGAGCTGAACAGACATTTAAG tGCGTCAGTAAATAACCTCCAGGCCAAGGTGGACGCTCTGGAAAAGTCCAACACGAAGCTCACAGAGGAG CTTGCCGTGGCAAACAATAGGATCATCACTCTACAAGAAGACGTGGAGCGAGTACAAGAGGAGAGCTCGTATCAGCTGGAGTCCAGAAAG GCTCTGAGAAGCGACTCGGCACCAGATGGACAAGCGCTCGGTGAAACACGCAAGCAGCTCAAAGAGGAAACTGTGCTTCGATTG GAcgtggagaaggagctggaggtgcAGATCGGGATGAAGCAGGAGATGGAGCTGTCGATGAAGATGCTGGAGAAGGACATCTGTGAGAAGCAGGACGCTCTGGTGgatctcaggcagcagctggaggacctTCGTGCCATCAACCAACAGCTCAGCCACAAGTCACAG agCACAGAGGCCAGCTCTAAACAGAAGAGTGAGGTCATCTCTcgcctggaggagaagatcaaCCAGATGTCGGGGACAGTAAAACAGCTGGAGAGCAG TGAGAAACATTTGGTGAAGCAGGCCAAGAACCTGAACTCCGCGGCGGGGAAgctgctccagctgcagcagtag